From a single Mobula hypostoma chromosome 13 unlocalized genomic scaffold, sMobHyp1.1 SUPER_13_unloc_1, whole genome shotgun sequence genomic region:
- the LOC134341272 gene encoding LOW QUALITY PROTEIN: uncharacterized protein LOC134341272 (The sequence of the model RefSeq protein was modified relative to this genomic sequence to represent the inferred CDS: inserted 1 base in 1 codon): protein MLSDNPTANRPERRTALVARELARYNNDIAALSETRLANEGQLTEXGGGYTFFWSGRGTHECRDAGVGFAVRSHLVRKLAGLPKGVNDQLMTLQLPLQNRSQATLISAYASTMTNPDETKDRFYEELDALLSAVSSTNKLILLGDLSARVGCDSAAWQGVVGRHGVGKCNSNSLLLLKTRAAHDLLVTNTTFRLPTRNKTSWMHPRSKHWHLIDNVTVRRKDRQDVRVTKAMCGADCWADHRLTVSKMKLHIRPKRRPQGSKAMKRINVARLNNSSIASALAEDLETKLADLHLAGSAVDDWDRWDRFRDAVHSSALKMLGSSTHKQHDWFDENDEEIQALLVEKHCLHHAHQNDPSSAAKKNAITSARRTVPNKLQKAQILQRWAEHFEAVLNRPSSINDEATDRIPQVDINSAMDDPPVVAEVTKAVSQLSSGKAPGQTPYLQRSTKPKLKDVSIVHLYKRKGNQQVCNNHRGMSLLSIARKTLARVLLNHLATHLELRLLPESQCGFRKGRGTIDMIFAARQLQEKCQEQNRKLYTTFVDLTKAFDTVCQQGLWVIISKFSCPAKFIQLVRQFHDGMIARMLDGGGSSEAFPVTNGVKQGCVLAPTLFSMMFTATLNDAFQDKPKITTNGQKLQAVDQFTYLGSSLSRAVTIDTEVNCRIAKASSAFGRLHSTVWECRGISPATKLKVYRAVELTTLLYACETWTVYRRHARQLNHFHMTYLHRILGIRWQDKVPDTEVLSRTSLPSVHTLLMRAQTRWAGHVIRMLDERIPKQLLFGELSAGRRSHGGRCLVDGRQRVRTGATVEAGSPESWVSLRDSVATLRRRGLDTHSAPLDGPRPGAGPRRQLTAHRPRLVAVWRSVATLRWDVTRPTLH from the exons ATGCTATCGGACAACCCTACAGCaaacagaccagagagaagaacagCCTTAGTTGCCAGAGAGCTTGCAAGATACAACAATGACATAGCAGCCCTGAGTGAGACTCGTCTTGCCAACGAAGGTCAGTTGACTG CTGGAGGTGGATACACTTTTTTCTGGAGCGGTCGCGGCACCCATGAGTGTCGTGATGCTGGAGTTGGATTCGCCGTCAGGAGTCACCTTGTTCGGAAACTTGCCGGTCTCCCCAAGGGTGTGAACGACCAGCTCATGACACTACAGCTTCCACTACAGAACAGAAGTCAAGCCACTCTGATCAGCGCCTATGCTTCCACAATGACCAACCCGGACGAGACGAAAGACAGGTTCTATGAAGAACTAGATGCCCTACTATCAGCAGTGAGCAGCACCAACAAGCTGATCTTGCTCGGCGACCTCAGTGCAAGAGTAGGGTGTGACTCTGCAGCCTGGCAGGGAGTTGTTGGGAGACATGGAGTGGGCAAATGTAACAGTAACAGCCTACTCTTACTGAAGACCCGTGCAGCACACGACCTGCTCGTCACCAACACAACTTTCCGCCTGCCTACCCGTAACAAGACCTCCTGGATGCATCCCCGCTCTAAGCATTGGCATCTTATCGACAATGTCACTGTCaggagaaaagacaggcaggatgtCAGAGTGACCAAGGCCATGTGTGGTGCTGACTGCTGGGCAGATCACAGGCTCACCGTCTCTAAAATGAAGCTCCACATCAGACCCAAGAGGCGACCACAAGGAAGCAAGGCTATGAAAAGAATTAATGTGGCCAGGCTGAATAACTCCAGCATAGCTTCGGCACTGGCTGAAGATTTAGAAACCAAGCTTGCTGACCTACACCTTGCAGGCAGCGCTGTGGACGACTGGGATCGCTGGGATCGCTTCAGGGATGCTGTGCATTCATCTGCACTGAAGATGCTAGGGTCCTCTACCCACAAGCAGCATGACTGGTTCGATGAAAACGATGAGGAGATACAGGCTCTACTTGTTGAAAAGCACTGCCTTCATCATGCCCATCAGAACGACCCATCATCAGCTGCCAAGAAAAACGCCATTACCAGTGCTCGCAGGACAGTCCCGAATAAACTGC AGAAGGCTCAGATCCTGCAGAGATGGGCTGAACACTTTGAAGCCGTCCTCAACCGACCGTCATCTATTAACGATGAGGCGACAGACAGGATTCCCCAGGTCGACATCAACAGCGCCATGGATGACCCACCGGTAGTAGCTGAAGTCACGAAAGCTGTCAGCCAGCTATCCAGTGGCAAAGCCCCAGGGCAGACGCCATACCTGCAGAGATCTACAAAGCCG AAACTTAAAGATGTATCCATCGTACACCTCTACAAGAGGAAGGGCAATCAACAAGTATGCAACAACCACCGAGGAATGTCACTGCTCTCCATCGCAAGAAAAACCCTTGCAAGAGTCCTGCTAAATCATCTGGCCACACATCTGGAGCTGCGCCTGCTGCCAGAATCACAGTGTGGCTTTCGCAAAGGTCGTGGGACTATTGACATGATTTTTGCCGCGCGCCAACTTCAGGAGAAGTGTCAGGAGCAGAATCGCAAACTCTACACAACTTTTGTTGACCTCACGAAAGCCTTCGACACCGTCTGCCAACAAGGCCTGTGGGTGATCATATCAAAGTTCAGCTGCCCCGCCAAATTCATTCAGCTGGTACGCCAGTTCCATGATGGCATGATAGCCAGAATGCTGGACGGCGGAGGATCCTCTGAGGCGTTCCCAGTCACCAATGGCgtcaaacagggctgtgtgctcgcacccacactgttcagcatgatgtttACTGCCACGCTGAATGATGCCTTCCAGGACA AACCCAAAATCACAACCAAtggacagaaactacaggcagtggaccagtttacttaccttggcagcagcctctcccgagcagtgactattgatacagaagttaactgcagaatagcaaaggcaagttctgctttcggtagactgcactccactgtatgggaatgtcgaggaatcagtccagcaacaaaactgaaggtctacagagccgtggaactcactaccctcctgtatgcctgtgaaacatggactgtgtatcgaaggcatgcaagacagctcaaccatttccacatgacttaTCTTcacagaatattaggcatcagatggcaagacaaagtaccagacactgaagttctctctagaacaagtctaccatcagtccacacactgctgatgagagcacagacccggtgggcaggtcatgtcatccgcatgctggacgagcgcatacccaagcagctcctttttggggaactctctgctggaagacgctcgcatgga GGGCGGTGCCTGGTTGACGGACGGCAGAGGGTAAGAACAGGCGCGACCGTGGAGGCCGGTTCGCCCGAATCCTGGGTGAGTCTGCGGGACTCCGTAGCGACGTTGCGAAGACGCGGACTGGATACTCACTCGGCGCCACTGGATGGCCCACGACCCGGCGCCGGTCCACGGCGACAGCTCACGGCGCACAGGCCTAGGCTGGTGGCGGTGTGGCGTAGCGTCGCCACGCTACGCTGGGACGTCACTAGGCCCACCCTGCACTGA